ACTTTCCATTTTCTTCCACCGGAGCGCTTCCGCAAAATGCTGCATTTTTTTCACGGGCAATCTTTTTCAGGAATTCCAGAGATTCTTCATTTTTATCTGAAACTTCCGCGGCATCCATACAAAAACCTGTAGAAAACATTTCGGGCAATAAAAACAGATCTGCGTTGTGATCTCTGAATTGTCCTTCGATCAGCTGAAAGTTTTTGTCTTTATTTTTCCAGACAATATCTAGATTAAGTCCTGCAATTTTCATAAACTTTGTTAAAAAACTTCACTAAAAATACGATTTTCCATTGATTTCGGTTCTATTTTTGATGCGGATATTTTTTATTCATCACATTCAATTAAAAATGTAAAATTTATGAAGAAATTGCTTTTTGTGTTTATGATCTCTTTTTTCGGAACAGCAGCCTATGCTCAGGCGTGGACGGGAAAAGGTGACCAGAAGATTCAGCTGGGACTTAATGCCTGGGGATACGGAACAGGAGTAACAGGAACTTATGACTACGGGCTAAACAAACTTATATCCATAGGAGCCGGGCTTAATGCATATTTCGGCGATTATAAAGACAATGATAAGGATAACCGTGTTTTTGTTTTCGGAAGACTGAACTTTCACCTTCAGGAGGCTCTTGGACTACCTTCCAAATGGGATATCTATCCGGGAGTTGATCTTGGGGTTTTAGGAAAGGATTTCGGGATCGGAGCGCATATCGGAGCCCGATACTATTTCACTGAAAAAGTGGGTGTTTTTGCCGAAGTGGGCAACAATGGCAGTCTGGGAGTTTCTTTCAATCTGTAACATCCTTACAATATATGACAAAGCTTCTCATTTCGAGGAGCTTTTTTATTTGGCATAGTTTTGATAATTGTTACCTTTGCAAATTAAAATCTAAAATTTATTAATGGAATTAGCAATCAAGATTTTCCAGTTCATACTAAGTATTTCTATTTTAGTAGTTCTTCATGAGCTTGGACATTTTTTACCAGCGAAATGGTTCAAAACCAGAGCAGAGAAATTTTTCCTGTTTTTCGATCCCTGGTTTTCAATTTTCTCAATGAAGAAGATCAACGGAAAATGGCAGTATAAATTTATATCCAAAAACCTTCCTGATACAGAAATAATTGAAGTAAACGGAGAAAAAAAGGAGGTTCCTATCGATATATCAAAGCTTCCGGACAACGACTGGAGAAAGCATCCTGAACAGACCAAATACGGTATCGGGTGGCTTCCTTTCGGAGGATACGTTAAGATCGCAGGAATGATTGATGAGAGCATGGACAAAGAGCAGATGAAAAAGCCTGCACAGCCATGGGAATTCAGATCTAAACCGGCCTGGCAGCGTCTGATCATTATGCTTGGAGGGGTTACAGTAAACTTTTTCCTGGCATGGATCATTTTCGGATGTCTTTCCTATTTTAATGGAGAAACTTCTTTTGACACGTCTAAAGTGGATGCTCCGATGCATTATACGGAGATCGCCAAAGCAATGGGCTTTAAAGATGGAGACAAAATTTTAAAAGTAGACGGAAAAACTCAGAATAACCTTGACAAATTATCTCTTGATATTTTATTAAGTGATCAGATCACGGTGTTAAGAGACGGAAAAGAACTTACTTTCAATACGAATGACGACGGAAAAGCAATGGCATTCAAGGATGAAAATCCAAGAGCATTCCTTACGCCTAGATTTGCAGCAGTAATAGATACCATTGTCAATCCTAAAACAGCAGCAGCTGGTTTAAAAGTTGGTGACCAGGTAACTTCAGTGAACGGACAGAAAATCGCTTATTATGATGAATTCCGAACTGTTGTGGGTAAAAATCCGGGGAAAACAATTAATGTAGAGGTATTGAGAAACGGAACACAGGTTCCTCTGAGCCTTGAGATTTCCAAAGAAGGAACTTTAGGAATTTCTTCTTATAAACAAATGGATAAATATGCAAAAACTGAGCATTTCACTTTTGCACAGGCTATCGGAAGAGGCTATACAAGAAGTATCGAGAGTTTAACGTACCAGGTTAAGCAGTTTAAACTAATTTTCAA
This region of Chryseobacterium vaccae genomic DNA includes:
- a CDS encoding DUF6646 family protein → MKKLLFVFMISFFGTAAYAQAWTGKGDQKIQLGLNAWGYGTGVTGTYDYGLNKLISIGAGLNAYFGDYKDNDKDNRVFVFGRLNFHLQEALGLPSKWDIYPGVDLGVLGKDFGIGAHIGARYYFTEKVGVFAEVGNNGSLGVSFNL
- the rseP gene encoding RIP metalloprotease RseP; amino-acid sequence: MELAIKIFQFILSISILVVLHELGHFLPAKWFKTRAEKFFLFFDPWFSIFSMKKINGKWQYKFISKNLPDTEIIEVNGEKKEVPIDISKLPDNDWRKHPEQTKYGIGWLPFGGYVKIAGMIDESMDKEQMKKPAQPWEFRSKPAWQRLIIMLGGVTVNFFLAWIIFGCLSYFNGETSFDTSKVDAPMHYTEIAKAMGFKDGDKILKVDGKTQNNLDKLSLDILLSDQITVLRDGKELTFNTNDDGKAMAFKDENPRAFLTPRFAAVIDTIVNPKTAAAGLKVGDQVTSVNGQKIAYYDEFRTVVGKNPGKTINVEVLRNGTQVPLSLEISKEGTLGISSYKQMDKYAKTEHFTFAQAIGRGYTRSIESLTYQVKQFKLIFNKKVQGYKKVGGPLAIIKNMPVEKSKEGKVSINWTMFWGFTAMFSVWLAFLNLIPIPGLDGGHVLFTLWEVITGKPVPQKILENAQMVGVIFLLGLMVLIFGSDIFKAITGSL